One Marmota flaviventris isolate mMarFla1 chromosome 17, mMarFla1.hap1, whole genome shotgun sequence genomic window, TTCTaggtgttccttggcttgtggccacatcactccaatctctgcaaTTGTGGTCACATTGCCTTCTCCTCTTCTCTGAGTGTCTCTCCTCTGGTGTGTTATGAGGACAAGTATGAAATTTAGGACCCACCCAGATAATACAGGATGATTTCATATGAAGGTTCTTAATTACGTTTgcaaagatgtttttttttttttttttgctattaggGTCATATTCTtaggttccagggattagaaCATGGACATATTTTTGAGTGGCCACTATTCAACCTATTACAAGGCTTATTATGTTATCTAACTTATTGAGAATCCCTATTATTTCTTCAGattccctttatttttctcaaagtataaaggagagagagagagagagagagagagagagagagagagagagagagagagagaggggagagagacacAAATGACTGTGGGGAAAACTCCCAGATGCCCTGTAACTCAGCCCTGATGATGTCGGTCCTCTGCCTGGAGCCCTGGCTCAGGCTTCTGCTTCTTCCCAGTAAGGCCCTACAGCCATAAGCTGTCTATTCCCTGAAAagttatttccttctttaaattggCTAGGACATGGTGTGTGTGGGTCCAGCTTCCTTCTCCATTAACATCCCtcaaacaaatgttttaaaaactctcATTGAGTTTTTAAAGGAGAACTGACACAGGTCAAAAACTCACCGCTGATCACTGCCTGGATTGACTGCTGGCCATGCTCCTAGACGTAGACTGCCGTGGGTCCTGGTCCCTTCTAGAACCCACAGTGACTCTTCTCTGGCACTTATCTTGTTGTTTCTAAAAATGCATTCCCTTTCCCTTTGTTTAAAACTCACTGCAAAATTCCAATCAgcagaatttcattttcttcttcttcttattttttttggttctgtGGATTGAAACCAGAGCTTTATACATGCTTAGCACCGAACAACACCtccagccatttaaaaaaatttttttttcactgcttgagtactttttaatttttttattttctatgaactcaatgcatttaaaaaaatttaaaaagaatttgagagagcatctcattaagttgcccaggctggcctcaaacttgcgttcctcctgcctcagcctccacagtggTTGGGATTGCAGGTGTCCACCATCAtgcttagctttttaaaaatttttaatttgttctaattagttgtacatgacagtagaatgcattctgacacattgtacacaaatggggcacaacttctcctttctctggctgaacatgatgcagagtcacaacCGTAGTATAATCATAcgtgtatatagggtaataatgtctgtctcattccaccatccttcccatcccacACATCTtccctcccctcattcccctctgcacaatccaaaatttttttaaaaaacctttttaaTATGAAAGTTTTCAAATGGgtagaaaaatcaaagaatagtACAACGAACACCTATAGATTTTACAATTGTTTATACTTTACCGCATTTGCTTTGTCCATATGTAGgtcaaaaaatgattttaaagcaaGTTGTAGACATCCTAACATCTTACCTAGAAATACTTGAACATGCACTGCTTTAGCACAAGGACATTCTCCTATGTCCTTACAGTACCAGCATCACCTGGGATCTTGCCAGAAATGCAGAAGCTTGGCCCTACCCAGACCAACTGACTTAGAATCTGCATTTCAACAAATCTGCAATTGACGCATATACATGTTAAAATTTAAGAAGCCTGTCCTGTATAACCAAAATACTATTGTTACAAATATGCAAACCAACAATAATTCTCTAATCTGGACTTTGcctatttctgtcttttaaaagcaCTGACAGGTAAATGTTGATTGGATTAAATACTTAAGATCACCCACTGGCTGTTGCTAAAATGCATTTATTGGACTGGTTTTTCTTTACCTCCTCTCTGTCTGTCTCCCCCTTCCCTACCTtttcctgccctccctctgccaGGGGAGCTCATGGATGGCCGCAGGGGCCTGGTCCCTTCCAATTTTGTAGAGCGTGTGTCTGATGACGACCTCCTGACCTCTCTCCCTCCGGAGTTGGCCGATTTGTCCCACAGCTCAGGCCCTGAACTCAGTTTCCTGAGCGGAGGTGGGGGTGGCAGCAGTAGCGGGGGCCAGAGCAGCGGGGGACGTAGCCAGCCCAGACCCGAGGAGGATGCCGGGGATGAGCTCAGTCTGAGCCCCCCACCGGAGGGCCTGGGCGAGCCTCCAGCTGTGCCTTATCCCCGCCATCTGGTGGTCCTCAAGCAGCTGGCCCACAGTGTGGTGCTGGCCTGGGAGCTGCCTCCTGAACGCGTGGAACTACGTGGCTTCCATATCAGCGTGAACGGGGAGCTGCGTCAGGCTCTGGGGCCCGGGGCACCTCCCAAGGCTGTGCTTGAGAACTTGGACTTGCAGGCCGGGCCCCTCCATGTTTCTGTGCAAGCCCTGACCAGCAGGGGAAGTTCCGACCCTCTGCGCTGTTGCTTGGCCCTGGGTGCTCGGGCTGGGGTGGTACCTAGCCAGCTGCGGGTCCATCGGTTGACAGCCACGTCCGCTGAGATCACCTGGGTGCCCGGCAATAGCAACTTGGCCCATGCCATCTACCTCAATGGGGAAGAGTGCCCGTCTGCCCGCCCCAGCACCTACTGGGCCACCTTCTGCCACCTGCGGCCTGGCACACTGTATCAGGCCCGAGTGGAGGCTCAGCTCCCATCCCGAGGGTCCTGGGAACCAGGCTGGGAGAAGCCAGACCAGCGGGCTGCCACCCTGCAGTTCACCACGCTCCCAGCAGGTATGCAGGTGCGGGCACCCCTGTCTGTAACACCTAGGAGGTGTGATGGCAGCAGAGGAGACTGGCCTTATTTGTGTTTTCAGGGGAATGGCAGATTGGGCTGATATCTATGGCAGGAAGTATCCTTTATTTCTGGATCTTGTGCCCCACTTCCCTCAGGCCCGCCTGATGCCCCGCTGGACGTACAGATTGAGCCAGGGCCCTCCCCTGGAATCTTGATCATTAGTTGGCTCCCAGTCACCATCGATGCTGCTGGCACCTCCAATGGCGTCCGAGTCACAGGCTATGCCATCTATGCTGATGGGCAGAAGGTATGACCTGGGGACCCCACCTGCCTGTACCCTGGGGACAGGATGTGGGTCCCATGCTCAAGGTCTAGTCTCCCTGGCCTCGCACAGGTGCCCAGTGCCTGGCATTTGGGCACTAAGTGGAAGATTGGTTAAGAGCATGGGTTTAAGAGTAGCATATGAAGGATTTGAAAACTGCTCCCCCACTGGAGCCACATGGCCAGGAGGCCTGGGTGAGGTAAGGCATGAGAAGGGCTTGGCCCAATGCCCCTCAGGATGCGGGTGCCACTGTTGTCATTGTCATCACATTGGCTGTTTCGGCCTCATCTTCCCCTCCTGTGCACCTTCTCCTGCAGATCATGGAGGTGGCGTCACCCACAGCCGGCAGCGTGCTGGTGGAGTTGTCCCAGCTGCAGCTGCTTCAGGTGTGCCACAAGGTGGTTGTGCGGACCATGTCGCCCCACGGAGAGTCGGCCGACTCCATTCCAGCCCCTATTGCTCCAGCCCTGACTCCAGCCTGCTTGCCAGCCAGGATCTCCTGCCCCTTACCACGACCAAGCCCAGAGGCCAGAACAccccttgcttcagcctccccagggcctggggaCCCCAGCTCTCCTCTCTGGTGTCCTGCCCCCCATGGAACTCAAGATCCCCCAGGAGGCCCCCCAGCAAGCCCTTCCAGAGAGATGCCAAAAGGACCCCAGGAGGAACCGCCAGCCCCTTGCTCCCAGGTACCCTGTCTGGGCAGAGGGGAAGCAGGTGCAGGTTGGGAGAAGGGCCCCAGGTTTGGGCCCTTTCTCAGTGCTCTGCTTTttccaggaggaggctggggcagcTGTCCTGTGTGCCTCAGAGAAGAGGGCCAGCGAGCCAACCCTGGGGGAAGGAGGCCCTGGTCCTGTATCTTTCTCCCTGGCTGAGCAGGAGGCCGAGTGGACGGCAGGAGAGGCCAGCCCCACAGCCTGCTCCACTCAGGCAACACCGGCCGAGAGGATGCCAAGTACTGAGACCTGCTGCGGAGGAGATCCCGGGCCAGGACTGAGACCCAGGGCTGAGGTAGGGTTTGGGGACACACTGTGCCACCTCACAGAATCAGGGCTTGCCCCTTCCCTTTGCCTccttcccaattaaaaaaaaaagtatatatatatatatgtgtgtgtgtgtgtgtgtatgcatatatatatgtatgtgtgtatatatatatatatatatatatatatatatatatatatatatatatattagatagaCATGATgcctggattttatttatttatttttatgtggtgctgaggatcaaacccagtgcctcacacatgctaggcaagtgctctaccactgagtcacagccccagcccttccctccCCAATTTGGTGGCCCTCTTTACTTGTCTTCTTTTCTGCTCTGGCTCTAGCACCTTTGTGTCATGTGTTTCTCTTCCCAGATTCTCTCTCCTGTTTGGCTTCCATCCCCACCCTCACTGCACCCACCCCCCCAACTCTGAGCATGCCTCTTCCCTCTGCCAAGGAACCCTTTCTTACTCTGGCTAGGGGCTGACCCTGTCTTGGGTCCCCCCGTACCTCCTTATCTTCCTTGTCTCTTTCCTTGCAGAAAGAGGACATGGCAGAGCTTGGGGTTCGCCTAGTGAACTCCCTTGTGGATCATGGCCGTAACTCAGACCTGTCAGAcatccaggaggaggaggaagaggaggaggaggatttggAGCTGGGTTCTAGGACCTGCTCTTTCCAGAAGCAGGTTGCTGGCAACAACATCAGGGAGAATGGGGCCAAGGTAACGAGGTGGGGAGGGGCTGGTGGGCCCCAGACCTCAGGCTCCAAGGCTACCCCATGTGTCTGCAACTGCTCCAGTCACCACTGAGTGCCAGCAACATCCTAGGTGTGTGGTCTGGGCCCTTGTCCTAAGCAACAGACATGAAGAGGCCCAGGACGCTCCTTGGCCCTACTaggaagaaaggggaggaggagagcttGTATCTGCACTTCTTTCTAGCCCGACCGATGTAGCACCCCGACCAGGGGAAGCTGGTGCCATCTGAGAGCCtctgggagggatggggaggccTTCCCACTATGACAGGCACAAATGGCTTGCTCTCTCATGCTCTGCCCCACAGGGGCTGGAGCCAGATCCTTGGGTGTATTCCCTGAATCTTCCTCTGGTTCTGCCTAAACATGTGTTTGACTTTGGGCCCGCCACCGTCCCTCTGGTTGCTTCCTCTTGGAGGAAATTGAGGGAGGCCATTAGGGTTGCCCTAACCCCTGCCCCCATTTAAGGGCAAAGAGCACAactctctcctcttccccacGGACCTCTCTTCCCTGCTGCTCTCTTCTCCCCATCCTCAGTCCCAGCCTGACCTCTTTTGTGAGACTGACAGCGATGAGGAGATCTTGGAGCAGATCCTGGAGCTGCCCCTCCAGCAGTTCTGCAGCAAGAAGCTCTTTAGCATCCccgaagaggaggaagaggaggacgaggaggacgACGAAGGGAAGCCAGGGGCAGGCTGTCCTTCCCAAGACCCTGGCCCACCTGAACCTACATTGCTGGGGCTAGGCTGTGACAGGGGTCAGCCCCAAGGACCTGGCCTGTGTCCCCTGTCTCCTGAGCCCTCCAGGGCCAGGGACTACCTGGAGGATCAATCTGGACTAGTCAGTGGAAGCTGCCGGAGGAGAGGAGGTGGCTCCCCTGAGAAGCCCCTAAACCGACGGCGACCTCCAGACCCCCGAGAACACTGCAGTCGACTTCTCAGCAATGGCGGCGGGCCCCAGGCCTCTGCACGTCCAGGCCTCCCTAGGGACAGGAGTGTCCTCCCTGTGATTGAGGGCACCAGGAGTGGTGTAGAGGCTGGTGGGCGAGGGCGACCGGGCCCTTCCCGGAGGTGCCACCGTGGCCGGGCCCCAGAATCTGGACTGACCAGCTGCCTCTCCCCGAAGTGCTTGGAAATCAGCATCGAATACGATTCTGAGGACGAGCAGGAAGCAGGCAGCGGGGGCATCAGCATCACCAGCTCCTGTTACCCGGCAGATGGGGAGGCCTGGGGCACAGCACCTATAGCAAGGCCCAGAGGGCCTCTGAAGGTCAATTCAGGCCCCCATCCCTCCCCACGCCTCCCAGCCTGGGAGAAAGGGGAGCCAGAGCGGAGAGGGCGCAGTGCAACTGGCAGAGCCAAGGAGCCATCCTCCCGGGTCTGTGCCCTCTCCCCAACCTGGGCAGCCCCCTCCTGCTGCCGCCTGGTGGCCCTGCTTGCTGCCCACTAGCCACTCCCATTCCACGCTGCCACCTTCATCAGCAGAGGTGGGGCAGGGCCTCCGGGCTGCCTCACCTGCCTCCTGCCACTTGCATTCCACTGCTTTGCTGCTTCTGCTGATTGGAACCGGGATGCACAATATTCTGTTGTCACTGGTCGCCAGTTGCTACCTTCAGGCAGCGTGGCCCTTTTCTCTGCATAGCTAGCTATGTCTTCAGGACAGTGACTGTGATGCCATGTCTAGAGTCACCAGCCCCGATGCTGACGGAGACTGTCTTCTCATATGCTCCTCGGCCACCTCAGTCCCCTCCACTGCACTCATCCACTAggggggccggggctggggcctcccctcctgcccttcctgccTCTGTAGGGGTGTCTGATGTCTCCATGAGGCTGGGCCGAGGCCCCTGAGAGGAATGCTGTGCTCCTGTTCTGCTGTGCTGCTTACGCTGCTGCTGGGGCAGAACCGGGGGAGTGCGGGCCCACAGGGGGATGGTGTGTCACTTCTGCCATCTGTTGCCCTGTCTTTGCAGACAACGGAAGCTGGCGAGCCCAGAGGGCAGGATTGCTCTGGGCGGAGGGGACCCCAGAAGAGAGGGGCCCGGGTGCCCAGGCCAGGTGCCACTGACCTGGGTGAGCTTCTACTTGGGGCCGGGCTAGGCCTGAGGGAGCCTTTCCTAACCTCTTCGATGGAGCTCACTGAGTCACTGCCCTTTGTCCAACCCTCTCCACAGCTCCACCAAGGGGCCCTCCAGAAGCACTGGACCTACCTGTCAGGCTCTTTGTGGCTCTGTTTGACTATGACCCCGTGTCAATGTCACCCAACCCTGACGCTGGCGAAGAGGAGCTCCCTTTCCGGGAGGGCCAGATCCTGAAGGTGACTGACATaccccttgggcccagagctccAGACTTTAGTCAACGTCCTGCTTCTGCCCTCCTCTCTCCACTGGAGACATCACAGAGcttggggatggggtggggagaacATGGCCCCTGAAGCCAGCTTTGGGGTTTAGACCTGCCATGTCTGTGGAGCTGTGGAGCTAGCCTTGAGTAGATTACCTAACCCCTCTGGCGCTCAGTCTCCTCATTGGTAGAGTGGAAATGACACAGTGTGTGCCTCCTAGGGTTGTCTGTGGAGTAAATGAGTTGATGCACATATTGTGCTAAACCTGCCACAGCATAGTGACGATTTGTTGTTAACATTACCATTTTTATTGTTCCTCTAAGTATTGACTGAAGCTTTTTGCTGACTCTCTGAAGTTGGGGAGATCCCATCCGGGTGCATGGAGGGAAAGTCTCtgacagtgatgatgatgatgcaaaagggctttttttttttttctccttctgattCTGATTCATTGCTGCTCCCCTGTCCTTTCTGTCCCATGGCCTTCAGAAGAGAAAACATTCTTCTGTGGTTCCAAGTGGGATGCTTGCTGGGTTCAGGGCCTGGGGGTGCAGGGAGTTAGCTGAACTGGCCTCCTGAGACAACTAGATTTTGCCTCCAGGTGTTTGGGGACAAGGATGCCGATGGCTTCTACCAAGGTGAATGTGGGGGCCGGATGGGCTACATCC contains:
- the Tspoap1 gene encoding peripheral-type benzodiazepine receptor-associated protein 1, which gives rise to MEQLTTLPQPGDPGAMEPWALPAWQSWTPGQGGEPGDRAPSIADTPTALQVGELRPEESCEPEGAQSPRPMGGIDPGGAEAGLPSLGQQAVISGRGCLRLKDEDVEALTKAKLNMGFGDRPNLELLRALGELQQRCAILKEENQMLRKSSFPETEEKVRRLKRKNAELAVIAKRLEERARKLQETNLRVVSAPVPGPGASLEFCRKALARQRARDLSDTASALLAKDKQIAALQRECRELQARLTLVGKEGPQWLHVRDFDRLLRESQREVLRLQRQIALRNQQEPPPPPRPPGSTAPARAGAPAPGAPGEATPQEDVESPPVVLGEPEKQPRVQQLESELSKKRKKCESLEQEARKKQRRCEELELQLREAQNENARLVEENSRLSGRASEKEQVEWENVELRGQLLGVTQERDSALQKSQGLQSKLESLEQVLKHMREVAQRRQQLEVEHEQARLSLREKQEEVRRLQQAQAEAKREHEGAVQLLESTLDSMQARVRELEEQCRSQTERFSLLAQELQAFRLHPGPLDLLTSALGCSALGDHPPPPCCCSTPQPCRGSGPKDLDLPPGSPGRCTQKSSEPAPATLTGVPRRTAKKAESLSNSSRSESIHNSPKSCPTPEVDTASEVEELEVDSVSQLPAAPEGNPGTARIQVFLARYSYNPFEGPNENPEAELPLTAGEYIYIYGNMDEDGFFEGELMDGRRGLVPSNFVERVSDDDLLTSLPPELADLSHSSGPELSFLSGGGGGSSSGGQSSGGRSQPRPEEDAGDELSLSPPPEGLGEPPAVPYPRHLVVLKQLAHSVVLAWELPPERVELRGFHISVNGELRQALGPGAPPKAVLENLDLQAGPLHVSVQALTSRGSSDPLRCCLALGARAGVVPSQLRVHRLTATSAEITWVPGNSNLAHAIYLNGEECPSARPSTYWATFCHLRPGTLYQARVEAQLPSRGSWEPGWEKPDQRAATLQFTTLPAGPPDAPLDVQIEPGPSPGILIISWLPVTIDAAGTSNGVRVTGYAIYADGQKIMEVASPTAGSVLVELSQLQLLQVCHKVVVRTMSPHGESADSIPAPIAPALTPACLPARISCPLPRPSPEARTPLASASPGPGDPSSPLWCPAPHGTQDPPGGPPASPSREMPKGPQEEPPAPCSQEEAGAAVLCASEKRASEPTLGEGGPGPVSFSLAEQEAEWTAGEASPTACSTQATPAERMPSTETCCGGDPGPGLRPRAEKEDMAELGVRLVNSLVDHGRNSDLSDIQEEEEEEEEDLELGSRTCSFQKQVAGNNIRENGAKSQPDLFCETDSDEEILEQILELPLQQFCSKKLFSIPEEEEEEDEEDDEGKPGAGCPSQDPGPPEPTLLGLGCDRGQPQGPGLCPLSPEPSRARDYLEDQSGLVSGSCRRRGGGSPEKPLNRRRPPDPREHCSRLLSNGGGPQASARPGLPRDRSVLPVIEGTRSGVEAGGRGRPGPSRRCHRGRAPESGLTSCLSPKCLEISIEYDSEDEQEAGSGGISITSSCYPADGEAWGTAPIARPRGPLKVNSGPHPSPRLPAWEKGEPERRGRSATGRAKEPSSRTTEAGEPRGQDCSGRRGPQKRGARVPRPGATDLAPPRGPPEALDLPVRLFVALFDYDPVSMSPNPDAGEEELPFREGQILKVFGDKDADGFYQGECGGRMGYIPCNMVAEVAVDSPAGKQQLLQRGYLSPDVVLEGSGNGPFVYSTARTPGPPPKPRRSKKADSEGPVQSCPGPSKLIPSADLKAPRPMVAAFDYDPRENSPNMDVEAELPFRAGDVITVFGSMDDDGFYYGELNGQRGLVPSNFLEGPGPEAGSPDKEPGIPQAESQRMRRRRVQC